One segment of Triticum aestivum cultivar Chinese Spring chromosome 2A, IWGSC CS RefSeq v2.1, whole genome shotgun sequence DNA contains the following:
- the LOC123189522 gene encoding protein FAR1-RELATED SEQUENCE 6, with product MDSLQSDPYTRSSLQMQLIDTSTSFETSNLDSVKHEVPTPQVGMTFETVDLAYQSYLEYGYRAGFGVSKRTSHSVDGVKYRATFVCYKGGIARIKPGLKARRRLVAKTGCKAMMVVKYNASENHWEVVFVELEHNHPCNPEMVRFMMCFKDLPDWQREHRPFNAKTRLNPKIHSGRGRPPNQNKDFMVRSFSQSNYSIEAAAKCGKLRFAEGDVEALLVFFDKMQAQNSNFFYNWDMDDEGRLKNVCWVDARSRAAYQHFSDVVCFDTVYLTYQFVIPLVAFLGINHHGQFVLLGCGLLGDESPETFSWLFKKWLKCMNDKAPEAIITTHSRPVVKAVSEVFLNTRHRYNLWHIMKELPDMSGRVEDKEAISLRMKKVVYDTITAADFEREWVEMANQYKLHDNRWLTTLFEERAKWVPAYVKDAFWAGISTVRRSERLEAFFDGYITPETTIKIFIEQFDTAMKLRSDREAYDDFRSFQQRPQALSGLLFEEQFANAYTINIFQKFQDQLKQLMNVTCTEVSRNGSIVTYTVTVIGKERKFDYRVMYNSAEKEVWCICRSLQFKGILCSHALAVLKQELVMLIPSKYILDRWRKDYKCPEESKETPIPPESAKATGKGTKPENVREDKVDNLYNDGHQYFADIVEMGATDPDAMEYVLSVMKEAKEKVRRFEESRKEKRPEGNPVSSSKKGAKSAKPPSAEDVGNSTSVSAPANTAMATVAPTMMVAAASATLAASTPMPVPSCTQMSVPPTMMAMATTSAAVPPGMFLVPMHPHMVFPPFTPGLPAAVPPVAPPPAPTANAVGVVSNPTKKRKKRKGNS from the coding sequence ATGGACAGCCTTCAGAGTGATCCTTATACAAGGAGCAGCTTGCAAATGCAGCTCATTGACACCTCCACATCCTTCGAAACTAGCAATTTGGATTCGGTCAAGCATGAGGTTCCCACCCCTCAAGTTGGCATGACTTTTGAGACAGTTGATTTGGCATACCAGTCTTACCTAGAGTACGGGTACCGTGCAGGCTTTGGAGTTTCAAAAAGAACTTCCCATAGCGTTGATGGGGTAAAATACCGCGCAACATTTGTTTGTTACAAAGGTGGCATCGCTAGGATTAAGCCCGGGCTTAAAGCTCGAAGAAGACTTGTTGCGAAGACTGGCTGCAAAGCTATGATGGTGGTGAAGTATAACGCAAGTGAGAATCATTGGGAAGTAGTGTTTGTTGAGCTGGAGCATAACCACCCATGTAATCCTGAAATGGTCAGATTCATGATGTGTTTTAAGGATCTTCCTGACTGGCAGAGGGAGCACCGACCATTCAATGCGAAAactagattgaacccaaagattcATTCTGGTAGAGGCAGGCCACCCAACCAAAACAAAGATTTCATGGTGAGGTCCTTCTCTCAGTCTAATTATTCAATTGAAGCAGCTGCCAAGTGTGGGAAGCTGAGATTTGCAGAGGGTGACGTTGAGGCATTATTAGTCTTTTTCGAtaagatgcaagctcaaaattcCAACTTCTTCTACAACTGGGACATGGATGATGAAGGCCGGCTTAAAAATGTTTGCTGGGTCGATGCAAGATCGAGAGCTGCATATCAGCATTTCAGTGATGTTGTCTGCTTTGATACTGTTTATTTGACATACCAGTTTGTCATTCCATTGGTTGCTTTTCTTGGAATCAACCATCATGGCCAATTTGTATTGTTAGGATGCGGTTTACTGGGAGATGAGTCTCCAGAGACTTTTTCATGGTTATTCAAAAAATGGCTAAAATGTATGAATGATAAAGCACCTGAAGCAATTATTACCACCCATTCAAGACCAGTAGTCAAAGCAGTCTCTGAGGTATTTCTAAATACTCGTCATAGATACAACCTTTGGCACATAATGAAAGAGCTTCCTGACATGTCTGGAAGAGTTGAGGATAAGGAGGCAATTAGCCTGAGAATGAAAAAGGTAGTCTATGACACCATTACAGCAGCTGATTTTGAGAGGGAGTGGGTTGAGATGGCCAATCAGTACAAGCTTCATGACAATCGTTGGCTCACAACCTTGTTTGAAGAAAGGGCAAAATGGGTGCCAGCATATGTGAAAGATGCTTTCTGGGCTGGTATCTCTACTGTTCGCCGCAGTGAACGGTTGGAGGCCTTTTTTGATGGATATATTACACCAGAGACCACAATAAAGATATTCATTGAACAATTTGATACTGCTATGAAGCTTAGGTCCGATCGAGAAGCCTATGATGATTTCCGTTCTTTTCAGCAAAGGCCACAAGCCCTCTCTGGTCTGTTGTTTGAGGAGCAATTTGCAAATGCTTATACTATAAATATTTTTCAGAAATTCCAGGATCAGTTAAAGCAGCTGATGAATGTGACTTGCACTGAAGTCAGTAGGAATGGATCGATAGTGACCTACACTGTGACCGTCATTGGGAAGGAGAGGAAGTTTGACTATAGAGTGATGTATAATAGTGCCGAGAAAGAAGTGTGGTGTATCTGCAGGTCACTACAGTTTAAAGGTATTTTGTGTAGCCATGCTCTTGCAGTCTTGAAGCAAGAGCTTGTGATGCTAATACCTTCCAAATATATTCTTGATCGATGGAGGAAGGACTATAAATGCCCCGAGGAATCTAAGGAAACTCCCATCCCACCAGAATCGGCAAAAGCAACAGGGAAGGGCACAAAACCGGAAAATGTCCGTGAAGATAAAGTGGACAACCTCTACAACGATGGCCACCAGTACTTTGCTGACATTGTGGAAATGGGAGCAACTGATCCTGATGCAATGGAGTATGTTCTGTCTGTGATGAAAGAAGCTAAAGAGAAGGTACGAAGGTTTGAGGAATCCCGAAAAGAGAAAAGGCCCGAAGGAAATCCAGTTTCTTCTAGTAAGAAAGGCGCCAAGTCTGCGAAGCCGCCATCTGCTGAAGATGTGGGAAACAGCACATCTGTGTCGGCACCTGCGAACACAGCAATGGCGACAGTGGCACCAACAATGATGGTGGCAGCCGCTTCAGCAACTCTGGCGGCATCTACACCAATGCCAGTGCCGTCATGTACACAAATGTCAGTGCCACCAACAATGATGGCTATGGCTACCACGTCGGCAGCTGTCCCACCAGGAATGTTTTTAGTACCGATGCACCCACATATGGTTTTTCCACCCTTCACCCCTGGATTACCAGCAGCAGTACCACCTGTAGCGCCACCTCCAGCCCCAACAGCCAATGCGGTGGGCGTTGTTTCCAACCCCacgaagaagagaaagaaaagaaaggggaatAGTTGA
- the LOC123189523 gene encoding C2 and GRAM domain-containing protein At5g50170 isoform X1, translating into MRLYVCVLEARDLPAPLDGGGEGFYARVKVGRQRARTRAVELAGPGGAAAWNEEFAFAVGEEEHEVVEVSVARRREEGAGREVLGRVKLPLPPAQAASAASRRHSVPPTWFTLHPKHRRKGRAADAADCGKILLTFSLYGENSDNTVIHSSPCPSSRSGTDVEIERSDCREHSGANGVVLDSARSSAVEQTSVDNSDRSIQADSDTVSEDDGLIEPGAAAAAAKSAHDSDAEPSVSDASFEEAMETMKAASSTPDMPDDLGSGVMFDHTYLVEAKDLNSLLFGPDSQFSKDLRELQGTTDYDEQPWTWKSQDPPSLTRTCRYTKGATKLMKDVKTIEEQTYLKADGKNFAIMTRVRTPEVPFGNCFEVVLLYKITHSPELSPGEESSRLTVSYNVEFLQSTLMKSMIEGSVRDGLKENFESFAEILSRHVKLADAAGMDKEQLLAPLQTDRQSHIRLAYKYFCNFTVVSTVIMAVYVLVHILLSRPGPLMGLEFSGLDLPDTFGELITSGILVLQMERLLNMVYHFVQARIQRGGDHGVKANGDGWLLTVALLEATSLPPVSCGSVDPYVVFSCNGITRTSSVQLQTQEPQWNEVMEFDAMEEPPAMLDVEIFNFDGPFDLAISLGHAEINFLKHTPTELADIWVPLEGKLAQTCQSRLHLRIFLENTKGSETSMRDYLNKMEKEVGKKLHVRSPHRNSTFQKLFSLPHEEFLIADYACSLKRKLPLQGRLFLSARIVGFYANLFGHKTKFFFLWDDVEEVEVLPPSFTTVGTPSLVFMLKSGRGLDAKNGAKSQDKEGRLKFQFHSFGSFNKASRTIIGLWKTKSSAIEQRAKLEEDHGDESHDDLDDVQSVLSIGDVTLSKEYTVEHPIDADLLMGVFDGGALETRTMSKVGCLDYTATPWEETKPGVLERHASYKFNRYMSIFGGEVGSTQLKSPSEDGDGWTVYDLMTLRNVPFGDYFRVHLRYDVRRVASSEPEPPSCRCEVLVGIEWLKSSKFQKRIARNICDKLAHRAKEVLEVAGKEIASAMSG; encoded by the exons ATGCGGCTGTACGTGTGCGTGCTCGAGGCCCGCGACCTCCCGGCGCCGCTGGACGGGGGCGGCGAAGGATTTTACGCGAGGGTGAAGGTGGGGAGGCAGCGGGCGCGGACGCGGGCGGTGGAGCTGGCGggcccgggcggcgcggcggcgtggaaCGAGGAGTTCGCGTTCGCGGTGGGGGAGGAGGAGCACGAGGTGGTGGAGGTCAGCGTTGCGCGGCGCCGGGAGGAGGGGGCCGGGAGGGAGGTGCTGGGCAGGGTCAAGCTGCCGCTGCCGCCCGcgcaggccgcctccgccgccagcaGGAGGCACTCGGTGCCGCCCACCTGGTTCACGCTGCACCCCAAGCACCGCCGGAAGGGCCGCGCCGCCGATGCCGCGGACTGCG GGAAAATTCTCCTCACATTCTCACTCTATGGAGAGAACAGTGACAATACCGTCATCCACTCATCTCCCTGTCCAAGCTCCAGGAGTGGCACAGATGTGGAAATTGAGAGATCAGACTGCAGGGAACATTCAGGCGCCAACGGTGTGGTGCTTGATTCCGCAAGGAGTTCTGCAGTGGAGCAAACTTCTGTAGATAATTCTGACCGGTCAATACAAGCAGATTCCGATACAGTTTCTGAAGATGATGGCCTGATAGAGCCTGgtgctgcagcagcagcagcaaagagCGCCCATGACAGTGACGCTGAGCCGTCCGTTTCAGATGCAAGCTTTGAAGAAGCCATGGAAACCATGAAGGCGGCGAGTAGTACACCAGACATGCCGGATGATCTCGGTAGTGGCGTAATGTTTGATCACACTTACCTCGTGGAGGCGAAGGACTTGAACTCTCTTCTCTTCGGACCTGATTCCCAGTTCTCCAAGGACCTGCGTGAGCTGCAGGGTACCACGGACTACGACGAGCAGCCATGGACATGGAAGAGCCAGGACCCTCCCAGCTTAACCAGGACATGCCGGTACACGAAAGGCGCAACAAAGCTCATGAAAGATGTCAAAACCATCGAGGAACAGACCTATCTCAAAGCCGATGGCAAGAATTTCGCCATCATGACTCGGGTTCGTACCCCGGAAGTTCCATTTGGGAACTGCTTCGAGGTCGTTTTGCTCTACAAAATAACCCATTCCCCTGAGTTGTCACCAGGTGAAGAGAGCTCACGTCTGACTGTATCGTATAATGTGGAGTTCCTCCAGAGCACCTTGATGAAAAGCATGATCGAGGGAAGCGTTCGGGATGGACTCAAGGAGAACTTCGAAAGCTTTGCAGAGATTTTGTCTCGGCATGTGAAACTGGCTGATGCCGCGGGGATGGATAAAGAGCAGCTGTTGGCGCCGCTGCAGACAGATCGCCAGTCACATATCAGACTTGCTTACAAGTATTTCTGCAATTTTACCGTGGTCTCGACGGTGATAATGGCAGTGTATGTTCTTGTGCACATCCTTCTGTCTAGGCCAGGACCACTTATGGGTCTCGAGTTTAGTGGTCTGGATTTACCTGACACATTTGGGGAGCTGATCACATCAGGCATACTGGTTCTTCAGATGGAGCGTTTACTGAATATGGTATATCATTTTGTACAAGCAAGAATACAAAGAG GAGGTGATCACGGGGTTAAGGCAAATGGTGACGGTTGGCTATTAACTGTAGCTCTGCTAGAGGCCACAAGCTTGCCGCCTGTTTCTTGTGGATCAGTAGACCCTTACGTTGTGTTCAGTTGTAATGGTATAACGAGGACAAGTTCTGTTCAACTCCAGACTCAGGAACCTCAATGGAATG AGGTAATGGAGTTTGACGCCATGGAAGAGCCACCTGCTATGTTGGATGTTGAGATTTTCAATTTTGATGGCCCATTCGACTTGGCAATCTCACTGGGACATGCAGAAATTAACTTTCTTAAGCACACACCAACAGAACTAGCAGATATATGGGTACCACTGGAAGGAAAACTAGCCCAGACATGCCAGAGTAGGCTACATTTGAGAATATTTCTTGAGAATACTAAAGGATCTGAGACATCAATGAGAGATTATCTTAACAAGATGGAGAAGGAAGTCGGTAAGAAG TTACATGTTCGGTCACCGCATAGAAATTCAACATTCCAGAAGCTTTTTAGTTTGCCTCACGAAGAGTTCCTTATAGCAGACTATGCATGCTCCTTAAAGAGGAAATTGCCGTTGCAG GGAAGGCTATTTTTATCAGCCAGAATAGTTGGTTTCTATGCTAATTTGTTTGGGCATAAAACGAAATTCTTCTTTCTGTGGGACGATGTCGAAGAAGTTGAAGTGTTACCTCCATCTTTCACAACAGTAGGCACCCCATCATTGGTGTTTATGTTAAAGAGTGGGCGTGGGCTTGATGCCAAGAATGGTGCGAAGTCGCAAGATAAGGAAGGGAGGCTGAAATTCCAGTTCCATTCATTTGGGTCGTTCAACAAGGCTAGCAG GACGATAATCGGTCTGTGGAAAACAAAATCTTCAGCTATTGAACAGAGGGCTAAGCTGGAAGAAGATCATGGAGATGAGAGCCATGACGATCTTGACGACGTTCAGTCTGTGTTGAGCATTGGAGACGTGACCCTCTCAAAGGAGTATACAGTGGAACATCCTATTGAT GCAGATTTGCTGATGGGGGTGTTCGACGGTGGCGCCCTGGAGACTCGGACGATGAGCAAGGTGGGGTGCCTCGACTACACGGCGACCCCGTGGGAGGAGACCAAGCCGGGCGTGCTGGAGCGACACGCCAGCTACAAGTTCAACCGCTACATGTCCATCTTCGGCGGCGAGGTGGGGAGCACCCAGCTGAAATCGCCCTCGGAGGACGGCGACGGGTGGACGGTGTACGACTTGATGACGCTCCGCAACGTCCCCTTCGGTGACTACTTCCGGGTGCATCTGAGGTACGACGTTCGGAGGGTCGCGTCGTCGGAGCCGGAGCCGCCGAGCTGCCGGTGCGAGGTGCTGGTGGGCATCGAGTGGCTCAAGAGCAGCAAATTCCAGAAGCGGATCGCGAGGAACATCTGCGACAAGCTGGCCCACAGGGCCAAGGAGGTCCTCGAGGTGGCCGGCAAGGAGATAGCCTCGGCCATGTCGGGCTAG
- the LOC123189523 gene encoding C2 and GRAM domain-containing protein At5g50170 isoform X2 encodes MRLYVCVLEARDLPAPLDGGGEGFYARVKVGRQRARTRAVELAGPGGAAAWNEEFAFAVGEEEHEVVEVSVARRREEGAGREVLGRVKLPLPPAQAASAASRRHSVPPTWFTLHPKHRRKGRAADAADCGKILLTFSLYGENSDNTVIHSSPCPSSRSGTDVEIERSDCREHSGANGVVLDSARSSAVEQTSVDNSDRSIQADSDTVSEDDGLIEPGAAAAAAKSAHDSDAEPSVSDASFEEAMETMKAASSTPDMPDDLGSGVMFDHTYLVEAKDLNSLLFGPDSQFSKDLRELQGTTDYDEQPWTWKSQDPPSLTRTCRYTKGATKLMKDVKTIEEQTYLKADGKNFAIMTRVRTPEVPFGNCFEVVLLYKITHSPELSPGEESSRLTVSYNVEFLQSTLMKSMIEGSVRDGLKENFESFAEILSRHVKLADAAGMDKEQLLAPLQTDRQSHIRLAYKYFCNFTVVSTVIMAVYVLVHILLSRPGPLMGLEFSGLDLPDTFGELITSGILVLQMERLLNMVYHFVQARIQRGGDHGVKANGDGWLLTVALLEATSLPPVSCGSVDPYVVFSCNGITRTSSVQLQTQEPQWNEVMEFDAMEEPPAMLDVEIFNFDGPFDLAISLGHAEINFLKHTPTELADIWVPLEGKLAQTCQSRLHLRIFLENTKGSETSMRDYLNKMEKEVGKKGRLFLSARIVGFYANLFGHKTKFFFLWDDVEEVEVLPPSFTTVGTPSLVFMLKSGRGLDAKNGAKSQDKEGRLKFQFHSFGSFNKASRTIIGLWKTKSSAIEQRAKLEEDHGDESHDDLDDVQSVLSIGDVTLSKEYTVEHPIDADLLMGVFDGGALETRTMSKVGCLDYTATPWEETKPGVLERHASYKFNRYMSIFGGEVGSTQLKSPSEDGDGWTVYDLMTLRNVPFGDYFRVHLRYDVRRVASSEPEPPSCRCEVLVGIEWLKSSKFQKRIARNICDKLAHRAKEVLEVAGKEIASAMSG; translated from the exons ATGCGGCTGTACGTGTGCGTGCTCGAGGCCCGCGACCTCCCGGCGCCGCTGGACGGGGGCGGCGAAGGATTTTACGCGAGGGTGAAGGTGGGGAGGCAGCGGGCGCGGACGCGGGCGGTGGAGCTGGCGggcccgggcggcgcggcggcgtggaaCGAGGAGTTCGCGTTCGCGGTGGGGGAGGAGGAGCACGAGGTGGTGGAGGTCAGCGTTGCGCGGCGCCGGGAGGAGGGGGCCGGGAGGGAGGTGCTGGGCAGGGTCAAGCTGCCGCTGCCGCCCGcgcaggccgcctccgccgccagcaGGAGGCACTCGGTGCCGCCCACCTGGTTCACGCTGCACCCCAAGCACCGCCGGAAGGGCCGCGCCGCCGATGCCGCGGACTGCG GGAAAATTCTCCTCACATTCTCACTCTATGGAGAGAACAGTGACAATACCGTCATCCACTCATCTCCCTGTCCAAGCTCCAGGAGTGGCACAGATGTGGAAATTGAGAGATCAGACTGCAGGGAACATTCAGGCGCCAACGGTGTGGTGCTTGATTCCGCAAGGAGTTCTGCAGTGGAGCAAACTTCTGTAGATAATTCTGACCGGTCAATACAAGCAGATTCCGATACAGTTTCTGAAGATGATGGCCTGATAGAGCCTGgtgctgcagcagcagcagcaaagagCGCCCATGACAGTGACGCTGAGCCGTCCGTTTCAGATGCAAGCTTTGAAGAAGCCATGGAAACCATGAAGGCGGCGAGTAGTACACCAGACATGCCGGATGATCTCGGTAGTGGCGTAATGTTTGATCACACTTACCTCGTGGAGGCGAAGGACTTGAACTCTCTTCTCTTCGGACCTGATTCCCAGTTCTCCAAGGACCTGCGTGAGCTGCAGGGTACCACGGACTACGACGAGCAGCCATGGACATGGAAGAGCCAGGACCCTCCCAGCTTAACCAGGACATGCCGGTACACGAAAGGCGCAACAAAGCTCATGAAAGATGTCAAAACCATCGAGGAACAGACCTATCTCAAAGCCGATGGCAAGAATTTCGCCATCATGACTCGGGTTCGTACCCCGGAAGTTCCATTTGGGAACTGCTTCGAGGTCGTTTTGCTCTACAAAATAACCCATTCCCCTGAGTTGTCACCAGGTGAAGAGAGCTCACGTCTGACTGTATCGTATAATGTGGAGTTCCTCCAGAGCACCTTGATGAAAAGCATGATCGAGGGAAGCGTTCGGGATGGACTCAAGGAGAACTTCGAAAGCTTTGCAGAGATTTTGTCTCGGCATGTGAAACTGGCTGATGCCGCGGGGATGGATAAAGAGCAGCTGTTGGCGCCGCTGCAGACAGATCGCCAGTCACATATCAGACTTGCTTACAAGTATTTCTGCAATTTTACCGTGGTCTCGACGGTGATAATGGCAGTGTATGTTCTTGTGCACATCCTTCTGTCTAGGCCAGGACCACTTATGGGTCTCGAGTTTAGTGGTCTGGATTTACCTGACACATTTGGGGAGCTGATCACATCAGGCATACTGGTTCTTCAGATGGAGCGTTTACTGAATATGGTATATCATTTTGTACAAGCAAGAATACAAAGAG GAGGTGATCACGGGGTTAAGGCAAATGGTGACGGTTGGCTATTAACTGTAGCTCTGCTAGAGGCCACAAGCTTGCCGCCTGTTTCTTGTGGATCAGTAGACCCTTACGTTGTGTTCAGTTGTAATGGTATAACGAGGACAAGTTCTGTTCAACTCCAGACTCAGGAACCTCAATGGAATG AGGTAATGGAGTTTGACGCCATGGAAGAGCCACCTGCTATGTTGGATGTTGAGATTTTCAATTTTGATGGCCCATTCGACTTGGCAATCTCACTGGGACATGCAGAAATTAACTTTCTTAAGCACACACCAACAGAACTAGCAGATATATGGGTACCACTGGAAGGAAAACTAGCCCAGACATGCCAGAGTAGGCTACATTTGAGAATATTTCTTGAGAATACTAAAGGATCTGAGACATCAATGAGAGATTATCTTAACAAGATGGAGAAGGAAGTCGGTAAGAAG GGAAGGCTATTTTTATCAGCCAGAATAGTTGGTTTCTATGCTAATTTGTTTGGGCATAAAACGAAATTCTTCTTTCTGTGGGACGATGTCGAAGAAGTTGAAGTGTTACCTCCATCTTTCACAACAGTAGGCACCCCATCATTGGTGTTTATGTTAAAGAGTGGGCGTGGGCTTGATGCCAAGAATGGTGCGAAGTCGCAAGATAAGGAAGGGAGGCTGAAATTCCAGTTCCATTCATTTGGGTCGTTCAACAAGGCTAGCAG GACGATAATCGGTCTGTGGAAAACAAAATCTTCAGCTATTGAACAGAGGGCTAAGCTGGAAGAAGATCATGGAGATGAGAGCCATGACGATCTTGACGACGTTCAGTCTGTGTTGAGCATTGGAGACGTGACCCTCTCAAAGGAGTATACAGTGGAACATCCTATTGAT GCAGATTTGCTGATGGGGGTGTTCGACGGTGGCGCCCTGGAGACTCGGACGATGAGCAAGGTGGGGTGCCTCGACTACACGGCGACCCCGTGGGAGGAGACCAAGCCGGGCGTGCTGGAGCGACACGCCAGCTACAAGTTCAACCGCTACATGTCCATCTTCGGCGGCGAGGTGGGGAGCACCCAGCTGAAATCGCCCTCGGAGGACGGCGACGGGTGGACGGTGTACGACTTGATGACGCTCCGCAACGTCCCCTTCGGTGACTACTTCCGGGTGCATCTGAGGTACGACGTTCGGAGGGTCGCGTCGTCGGAGCCGGAGCCGCCGAGCTGCCGGTGCGAGGTGCTGGTGGGCATCGAGTGGCTCAAGAGCAGCAAATTCCAGAAGCGGATCGCGAGGAACATCTGCGACAAGCTGGCCCACAGGGCCAAGGAGGTCCTCGAGGTGGCCGGCAAGGAGATAGCCTCGGCCATGTCGGGCTAG